A DNA window from Methylocystis heyeri contains the following coding sequences:
- a CDS encoding TonB-dependent receptor domain-containing protein, with protein MFRNHLLRGVSAGAVAVLCFSFAGSAAAQQALPTIDIGAGAPPEGNSAPAPQTRAVEPKPQPVSTWSPTLADGSPAFVKRFDLPNTVSSVTRQDIEDKVNIIDTEDALKYTPSLFLRKRNNGDSQAVLQTRTWGVNSSARSLVYADDLLLTALVGNDNTIGAPRWGLVSPEEIERIDYLYGPYAAEYSGNAMGGVVQITTRMPEKLEVTAKETTALQDFSLWGTANTFHTNVQSFTIGDKVNDFSWFVAANWNHTTTQPLTYVQAASGTFPSSPANLFGYPGAEFMTTKFGVPATALGTAGNLLADYVNAKIKLAYDVTPTVRATYTIGLYTNDSNSTPGNWLINGGGPWFGLNATPSPPWIGTSAMQSFGAAYYRFQEKILTNAGAVKSNTHGLFDWEVSASNFTYLQSDQVSPYSAAWPWGGYTQNGKDAVYTGTYWTLFDAKGIYRPFGEGGAHEASFGIHGDQYHLNNPTWLTSNWASGSSSSLGVVSSIGDGTTRTQAIWAQDAWKFYPNFKATLGLRGEHWEASDGYNQSLNSLSTTGLGSTAKSATLLPIYQPVLVHTRWSPKGSLQWTPDDVWTVTANVGMANRFPTAKELYNQTSLNGGALTANPNPYLRPEVALTKELVFERKVGPDGSVRLTLFDEEVRDAIISQNLYVAAGSTVNFASSNVNVNRIRNSGTELAWKKDNVFYRGLELSGSFTYVNSRVISDSLWAPSGGNNLDNWALSVAGKNVPYVPKFRWEQSATYRPDDHWAFTVSARWQDRMWSTLSNNDTAHGVYGSFDRFFQVDTKIHYKYNDRLSFDFGIDNLNNYKYFLFHPFPQRTFVFSGKYEFGTGGKNEPGIFYTGNEEWLPAQSSWFQPADTKWF; from the coding sequence GGCGCCGCAAACGCGCGCCGTCGAGCCGAAACCCCAGCCGGTTTCGACCTGGTCGCCGACCCTCGCCGACGGGAGCCCGGCTTTCGTGAAGCGCTTCGACCTCCCCAACACGGTTTCCAGCGTGACGCGGCAGGACATCGAGGACAAGGTCAACATCATCGACACCGAGGACGCGCTCAAATACACGCCGAGCCTTTTCCTGCGTAAGCGCAACAACGGCGACAGCCAGGCGGTTCTGCAGACCCGGACCTGGGGCGTCAATTCCTCGGCCCGCAGTCTCGTCTACGCCGACGATCTCCTGCTCACGGCCCTCGTCGGCAACGACAACACCATCGGCGCGCCGCGCTGGGGTCTGGTCTCGCCGGAGGAAATCGAGCGCATCGATTACCTCTACGGCCCCTACGCGGCGGAATATTCCGGCAACGCCATGGGCGGCGTGGTGCAGATCACGACGCGCATGCCGGAGAAGCTGGAGGTCACGGCCAAGGAGACCACCGCCCTGCAGGACTTCTCGCTGTGGGGGACCGCAAACACCTTCCATACCAATGTCCAGAGCTTCACGATCGGCGACAAGGTCAACGATTTTTCATGGTTCGTGGCCGCCAACTGGAACCACACCACGACCCAGCCCCTGACCTATGTTCAGGCGGCGTCCGGAACCTTCCCGAGTTCGCCGGCCAATCTGTTCGGCTATCCGGGGGCCGAATTCATGACCACGAAGTTCGGCGTCCCGGCGACCGCGCTGGGCACCGCCGGCAATCTTCTCGCCGATTACGTCAACGCCAAAATCAAGCTCGCCTACGACGTCACGCCGACGGTCCGCGCCACCTATACGATCGGCCTCTACACCAACGACAGCAATTCGACGCCGGGCAATTGGCTGATCAACGGCGGCGGACCCTGGTTCGGGCTCAACGCCACGCCCTCGCCGCCCTGGATCGGAACCAGCGCGATGCAGAGCTTCGGCGCCGCCTACTACCGTTTCCAGGAAAAGATCCTGACCAATGCCGGCGCGGTGAAGTCCAACACGCATGGCCTGTTCGACTGGGAAGTCTCGGCGTCGAACTTCACCTATCTGCAGTCCGATCAGGTTTCGCCCTATAGCGCGGCCTGGCCCTGGGGCGGCTACACGCAAAACGGCAAGGATGCGGTCTACACCGGCACCTATTGGACCCTGTTCGACGCCAAGGGCATCTACCGCCCCTTCGGCGAGGGCGGAGCCCATGAGGCGAGCTTCGGCATTCACGGCGACCAGTATCACCTCAACAACCCGACCTGGCTGACGAGCAATTGGGCCTCGGGAAGTTCGTCCTCGCTCGGCGTGGTCTCGTCGATCGGCGACGGCACCACGAGGACCCAGGCGATCTGGGCGCAGGACGCCTGGAAATTCTATCCCAATTTCAAGGCGACGCTCGGCCTTCGCGGCGAGCACTGGGAGGCCTCGGACGGCTACAACCAGTCGCTCAACAGCCTTTCGACGACGGGTCTGGGCTCCACGGCGAAGTCCGCGACGCTGCTGCCGATCTACCAGCCGGTTCTGGTGCATACGCGCTGGTCGCCCAAGGGCTCGCTGCAATGGACGCCGGACGACGTCTGGACGGTGACCGCCAATGTCGGCATGGCCAACCGCTTCCCGACCGCCAAGGAGCTCTATAACCAGACCTCCCTCAACGGCGGCGCGCTGACCGCCAATCCGAACCCCTATCTGCGTCCCGAGGTCGCTTTGACCAAGGAACTCGTGTTCGAGCGCAAGGTCGGACCGGACGGCTCGGTGCGCCTCACTCTGTTCGATGAAGAAGTCAGAGACGCGATCATCTCGCAGAACCTTTACGTAGCCGCAGGTTCGACGGTCAACTTCGCTTCGAGCAACGTGAACGTCAACCGCATCCGCAACAGCGGGACGGAACTCGCCTGGAAGAAGGACAATGTCTTCTATCGGGGGCTGGAGCTCTCGGGCAGCTTCACTTATGTCAACTCGCGGGTCATCTCGGACAGCCTGTGGGCGCCGAGCGGAGGCAACAACCTCGACAACTGGGCGCTGTCGGTCGCGGGCAAGAACGTGCCCTATGTCCCGAAATTCCGCTGGGAGCAGTCCGCCACTTATCGGCCGGACGATCACTGGGCTTTCACGGTCTCGGCGCGCTGGCAGGATCGCATGTGGTCGACCCTGAGCAACAACGACACCGCGCATGGCGTCTATGGGTCGTTCGACCGCTTCTTCCAGGTCGACACCAAGATCCATTATAAATACAACGACCGCCTGTCGTTCGACTTCGGTATCGACAACCTCAACAACTACAAATACTTCCTGTTCCACCCCTTCCCGCAGCGGACCTTCGTCTTCTCCGGGAAATATGAGTTCGGAACCGGTGGCAAGAACGAGCCGGGCATCTTCTACACCGGCAACGAGGAATGGCTGCCGGCGCAATCGAGCTGGTTCCAGCCCGCGGACACCAAGTGGTTCTGA